A stretch of the Neodiprion lecontei isolate iyNeoLeco1 chromosome 4, iyNeoLeco1.1, whole genome shotgun sequence genome encodes the following:
- the LOC107220987 gene encoding polycomb group protein Psc-like: MAGMGRRTYLRDVNPYLICPLCRGYLVDATTVVECLHSFCRSCILKHLSAEAHCPTCNHVLNNAKPDIKADKALQDIVYKLVPGLYHKEMRRRREFYKKHPEHADSATPEQRGEDVSGRLIFAPEDAVSLSLEYLPPGADPLTLGPTTNDVDSIHRNINNNNNNNDNANRRYLQCPALVTIAHLKKFLALKYSVDLTRYTIEVCHRTAPLPEHWTLMDVAYMYAWKRNAPMRFFYRIAQEEPRLEAPPHDRPSTPGLGASLPPGDSAPIDTNDIKHEKDSKQIVVDTKEAPQVKSPIKILKNSEGRYEVLKSPTTRNPLIPTSGNSLEQKNLSPEFSVVSIGDGQSSNGVKITLKQCLPNTMSLKKPKVISNVMLRRCPIKNDIQKPLNMEQVQRQRSTNQAKTPITGDKTVTGKEKTSVKDAEIESQQDKQKRKVTFGETPAVSALPKVKLNGDCGTVTNKKPAELTEKKQFLQSFQLAARDSKNETPLLKDSVKNVAPKVDVYTFPNEPSPLPAGAVKRKCPPGLPIFEAKRRKLPFQNQPKKLTVKPLNRLKTSQQSQIPNSTSSGVNCCGNPAGTTTPATLVAVSTACVKSASPNVYNNTRNLLDGCGLNIPASLSITLTAPKSPSSSNSAGIDPGNLKDNQMSLLNKVNPSITLNDRSVDPRVLKALKTGQIRMPAPSKTKPRNQSDREIKISPKRKKDQDQLGEDALDLSGGKKIDIHPLRIPQPVSKPKGKSAAAATRENNTALGQVVTLVGGQRYYRAPPGSLTPAVHRVTDIPPPASTRTPVYAPSCLPSPTSSSRSSLSSVFPSLQSLFALSQAQNRQQLQIEARLRLPQTDGNSPNSPSKSHLAAQCAPIKPARSSVTSLAVPIIKQPNNAPLPCEGTLR, translated from the exons ATGGCGGGTATGGGAAGGAGAACGTATCTTCGAGATGTGAACCCCTATTTGATATGTCCTCTCTGCAGAGGATACCTCGTAGATGCCACTACTGTCGTTGAATGCCTTCATTCGT TCTGTAGAAGCTGCATACTAAAGCATTTGAGTGCAGAAGCTCATTGTCCAACGTGCAATCATGTCCTCAATAATGCCAAACCCGATATCAA GGCTGACAAGGCATTACAGGACATCGTCTATAAATTGGTACCCGGACTTTATCACAAAGAAATGCGGAGAAGACGGGAATTCTATAAGAAACACCCTGAGCACG CCGATTCGGCCACGCCAGAACAAAGAGGCGAGGACGTTAGTGGGAGATTGATTTTTGCCCCCGAAGATGCAGTAAGCTTGAGTCTGGAGTACTTGCCACCCGGTGCCGACCCCTTGACCTTGGGGCCGACGACCAACGATGTGGATTCCATACATcgcaatataaataataacaacaacaacaatgataACGCCAATAGAAGATATCTCCAGTGTCCAGCGCTGGTAACAATCGCGcatttgaagaaattcttgGCTCTCAAGTACAGTGTTGACTTAACTCGATACACCATAGAAGTTTGCCATCGAACTGCTCCTCTGCCTGAACACTGGACCCTCATGGACGTCGCCTATATGTATGCGTGGAAAAGG AATGCACCGATGAGATTTTTCTATCGCATCGCGCAAGAAGAACCCCGGCTGGAGGCTCCGCCTCACGATCGACCATCGACTCCAGGCCTTGGGGCAAGTTTACCTCCTGGTGATTCAGCTCCAATTGATACCAATGATATCAAACATGAGAAAGATTCTAAACAAATAGTTGTCGATACGAAAGAAGCACCGCAAGTAAAAAGTCCCAtaaagatattgaaaaattctgaaggTCGGTACGAGGTTCTGAAAAGTCCTACAACCCGGAATCCTCTCATTCCCACGAGTGGCAATAgtttggaacaaaaaaatcttAGTCCCGAATTCAGTGTTGTTAGTATCGGCGATGGGCAGAGTTCGAATGGAGTTAAAATTACACTCAAGCAGTGCTTGCCGAATACTATGTCCTTGAAGAAACCAAAAGTAATCAGTAATGTTATGCTGCGTCGCTGTCCAATAAAAAACGATATTCAAAAGCCTTTAAATATGGAGCAGGTCCAGCGGCAAAGGTCTACGAATCAGGCAAAAACACCGATCACTGGGGATAAAACTGTGacgggaaaagaaaaaacaagtgTAAAAGATGCCGAGATAGAATCGCAACAGGATAAGCAAAAGCGTAAAGTAACTTTTGGTGAAACACCTGCCGTGTCTGCGTTACCTAAAGTCAAACTGAATGGCGACTGTGGAACTGTGACTAACAAGAAACCAGCAGAGCTTACAGAAAAGAAACAGTTCCTTCAGAGCTTTCAACTCGCAGCTAGAGATTCTAAGAATGAAACACCGTTGCTAAAGGACTCGGTAAAAAATGTCGCTCCTAAAGTTGATGTTTATACTTTTCCAAACGAACCTTCTCCACTGCCGGCTGGTGCTGTTAAGAGAAAATGCCCCCCTGGTCTGCCGATATTCGAAGCTAAACGACGAAAACTTCCGTTCCAAAATCAGCCAAAAAAACTTACCGTCAAACCATTGAACAGGCTGAAAACTAGCCAACAATCGCAAATACCGAATTCTACCAGTTCGGGTGTAAATTGCTGTGGGAATCCTGCGGGGACGACGACACCGGCTACGTTGGTAGCTGTGAGCACTGCTTGCGTCAAGTCTGCTAGTCCCAATGTTTACAATAATACTCGAAATTTATTGGATGGCTGCGGATTGAATATTCCGGCGAGCCTTAGTATAACACTGACAGCACCAAAGTCGCCAAGTAGTAGTAACAGCGCTGGAATCGACCCCGGAAACTTGAAGGACAATCAGATGAGCCTGTTGAATAAGGTTAACCCAAGCATTACGTTAAACGATCGATCGGTAGACCCGAGAGTCCTGAAAGCCCTGAAAACGGGCCAGATTCGAATGCCAGCGCCGAGTAAAACAAAGCCGAGAAATCAATCTGATAGGGAAATAAAGATCAGTCCTAAACGAAAAAAGGATCAGGACCAGCTAGGAGAAGATGCTCTAGACCTTAGCGGTGGCAAGAAAATTGACATTCATCCGCTCAGGATCCCCCAGCCAGTTTCAAAGCCCAAAGGTAAATCCGCCGCAGCCGCTACCAGGGAGAATAACACCGCTCTAGGACAGGTCGTCACCCTTGTTGGTGGACAACGGTATTACAGAGCTCCGCCTGGGTCGCTCACACCGGCCGTGCATCGGGTAACTGATATTCCTCCACCCGCGAGTACCCGAACTCCTGTTTACGCTCCGTCTTGTCTTCCTAGCCCCACCAGTAGCAGCAGATCAAGTCTGTCGTCTGTTTTTCCCAGTCTACAGAGCCTGTTTGCTCTTAGCCAAGCGCAAAATAGACAACAGTTACAAATCGAGGCTAGACTTAGGCTGCCCCAAACAGATGGAAATTCCCCTAACAGTCCGAGCAAAAGCCATCTCGCTGCTCAGTGTGCACCCATAAAACCGGCAAGATCTTCTGTCACGTCATTGGCAGTTCCCATTATTAAACAACCGAACAACGCGCCTTTGCCTTGCGAGGGAACGCTGCGTTGA